The Thermoclostridium stercorarium subsp. stercorarium DSM 8532 genome contains a region encoding:
- a CDS encoding carbohydrate ABC transporter permease — MRKFYSNPVAIILFILPALTLFIIMILYPIIQVFVKSFYEWNGIGSGNFIGFKNYTMLFRDTVFYIANKNALIFSSVITVFQLVLGSFFAFALTNMKIAGKNFLRVAYFLPVVLSVTVVCQLWLSIYNADYGLLNNLFKALGLRYRQKWLSETSKAIYAVAFVNAWQWMGYQFALIMAGMKSIPDYYYEAAKIDGASQWKTYWHVTLPLLAETYKLSLIVSLTGGIKAFSEMFIMTKGGPGNATYTLTYIMYKAAFREYRYGYGMAAASIMVLECLLVIIIINRLVRQSEDFYKPRKNLNFKAG; from the coding sequence TTGAGAAAATTCTACAGTAATCCTGTTGCAATAATACTGTTTATTTTACCGGCACTTACGCTTTTTATTATAATGATCCTATACCCGATAATCCAGGTTTTCGTGAAAAGCTTCTATGAATGGAATGGGATTGGAAGCGGTAATTTCATTGGTTTTAAAAATTACACAATGCTTTTCCGGGACACGGTTTTTTATATTGCGAACAAAAACGCTTTGATTTTTTCATCAGTCATTACGGTATTTCAGCTTGTACTCGGCAGCTTTTTTGCCTTTGCCCTGACAAACATGAAAATAGCAGGCAAAAATTTTCTGCGTGTCGCATATTTTTTACCGGTGGTTCTTTCTGTTACCGTTGTGTGTCAGCTGTGGCTTTCCATATATAACGCCGATTACGGCCTTTTGAACAATCTTTTTAAAGCCCTTGGGCTGAGATATCGACAGAAGTGGCTTTCAGAGACTTCGAAGGCAATCTATGCGGTTGCCTTTGTAAACGCATGGCAGTGGATGGGTTATCAGTTTGCGCTTATTATGGCAGGAATGAAATCCATTCCGGATTATTATTACGAAGCCGCAAAAATAGATGGCGCTTCACAATGGAAAACATACTGGCACGTCACTCTTCCTCTTCTTGCCGAAACCTACAAACTGAGCCTTATTGTGTCACTTACAGGCGGAATAAAAGCATTTTCCGAAATGTTTATCATGACCAAAGGCGGACCGGGGAATGCTACTTACACTTTGACATATATCATGTACAAGGCGGCTTTCAGGGAATACCGGTATGGATATGGAATGGCGGCTGCAAGTATTATGGTTTTGGAATGCCTTCTTGTTATTATAATCATCAACAGGTTGGTACGCCAGAGTGAAGATTTTTATAAACCCAGGAAGAATTTGAATTTTAAGGCCGGTTGA
- a CDS encoding sensor histidine kinase, translated as MFRFKNQLSIKKKLILINIIVAIVPVIAFAVLLTDVYDDSVNKRTEKSVEDSSKIIASRITRVLRDAENCSNYLTVNINKAFEEQLSQMSQQNVLNYQKAISNELYVSKIIFDEIDSVAFYSVDGNFYVSDYSMLKNIERFRDSPILRKLEATTGKSIWFPYEKREYMVRDADRPVLTLGKKVIRINSGEPLGYLIINVSIGSIERNLENQLISYFLLDDNNRVISYGICSETLNERDALDLIDKSARNVIQRHKGRKYFISRYRIEDYQWTLIAITDLDKFNVDAKRIFYLVIVVATVATLLEIALSGYLTSRITEPLMKLKKGAEEIAKGNMKIRFNFKTGDEIGQLGKSFNYMTEKVEELLKKVDYEARKKREYELSLLHQQVKPHFLYNTLDIIIKLIEMNKNGEARRATSKLADYYRNSLSDRKEIITVGQEIRIVEDYLELQKIRYGDLFTYEIDVDAEIENMLIPKLTLQPLVENAIYHGIKYLDRTGNITITGRMEEDYVILSVEDNGVGMKKETLESILLNNVEGHFGVYSVNHRIKLMFGDKYGISVNSTEGLGTKVDIRLPKEQEGVLKQGNDEDNDCG; from the coding sequence ATGTTCCGGTTCAAAAATCAGTTATCCATTAAGAAAAAGCTTATTCTGATTAATATTATTGTTGCCATAGTACCGGTAATTGCCTTTGCAGTTCTTTTAACAGATGTTTATGACGATTCGGTTAATAAAAGAACCGAAAAAAGTGTGGAGGATTCAAGCAAAATAATTGCATCACGCATTACGCGGGTTTTACGGGATGCTGAAAACTGCTCGAATTATTTAACCGTTAATATTAATAAAGCTTTTGAAGAACAACTGAGCCAGATGTCGCAACAAAACGTGTTAAATTACCAGAAAGCTATATCCAATGAATTGTATGTCTCCAAGATTATCTTTGATGAAATTGATTCGGTGGCTTTTTACAGTGTGGATGGCAACTTTTATGTTTCAGACTATTCCATGCTGAAAAACATTGAGAGATTCAGGGACAGCCCTATTTTGCGTAAATTGGAAGCTACTACGGGCAAATCAATATGGTTTCCTTATGAGAAACGCGAGTATATGGTCCGGGATGCAGACCGGCCGGTGCTTACACTTGGTAAAAAGGTTATACGGATAAATTCGGGCGAACCTTTGGGATATTTGATTATTAATGTTAGTATCGGTTCCATAGAACGGAATTTGGAAAATCAGCTGATTAGCTACTTTCTTCTGGATGATAATAACCGGGTTATAAGTTACGGGATTTGTTCTGAAACCCTCAACGAGCGGGATGCTTTGGATTTGATTGATAAATCCGCACGAAACGTAATACAAAGGCATAAAGGCAGGAAATATTTCATATCGCGTTACAGGATTGAAGATTACCAATGGACGCTGATAGCTATAACCGATCTGGATAAATTCAATGTGGATGCAAAGAGAATATTTTATCTTGTTATTGTGGTCGCAACGGTGGCAACTTTATTGGAAATTGCGCTTTCAGGTTATCTTACCTCCAGAATAACCGAGCCGCTTATGAAACTCAAAAAAGGCGCGGAAGAAATTGCAAAAGGGAATATGAAAATCAGGTTCAATTTTAAAACAGGGGATGAAATCGGTCAGTTGGGAAAGAGCTTTAATTATATGACCGAAAAGGTGGAAGAGTTACTTAAAAAGGTGGACTACGAAGCCCGGAAAAAACGGGAATACGAACTTTCTTTGCTGCACCAGCAGGTAAAACCCCATTTTTTATATAACACCCTTGATATCATAATAAAACTGATAGAAATGAATAAAAACGGTGAAGCAAGAAGGGCAACCAGCAAGCTGGCCGATTATTACCGAAATTCATTGTCAGACAGGAAGGAAATAATTACAGTCGGACAGGAGATAAGAATTGTTGAGGATTATCTGGAATTACAGAAAATCAGGTACGGTGATTTGTTCACTTATGAAATCGACGTCGACGCGGAAATTGAAAATATGCTGATACCAAAGCTTACCCTTCAGCCTCTGGTTGAAAATGCAATATATCATGGAATAAAGTATCTGGACAGGACTGGAAATATAACAATTACCGGAAGAATGGAAGAAGATTATGTTATCCTTTCAGTTGAGGATAACGGCGTAGGAATGAAGAAAGAGACATTGGAATCCATATTGTTAAATAATGTTGAAGGCCATTTTGGCGTATACAGTGTAAACCACAGAATAAAGCTTATGTTTGGCGATAAATATGGAATTTCAGTAAACAGCACCGAAGGATTGGGAACAAAGGTGGACATCAGGCTTCCAAAAGAACAGGAGGGAGTTTTGAAACAGGGAAATGATGAAGATAATGATTGTGGATGA
- a CDS encoding UvrD-helicase domain-containing protein, giving the protein MNEKVIPDIDERNQIVNELDKNMLVEAGAGSGKTTSIVNRMVSLVISGKCKVENMAAITFTRKAAQELKERFQNELERRYREEENTAIKSALKEALENMEKSFIGTIHSFCASLLRERPVEGGVDPDFEEMDELTDKLMHKQAWQQYLLDIRKDFPEKLAELNDIGIKPADMEEIFNLLTEYPDVEVVRSRIQKPDLMPVVKELKKLLYRARHYIPKTEPEKGYDSLQSKIMDSVRMLSYFDMDTDINRVSILERFENEQRVILNRWLCDSATTKQIQGEFNTIAQTQIKPALQKWREYCHDVVMSFLLPAVEYYENLKARRSGLNFQDLLLKTVNMLKNHPEVRLYFQNKYRCLLIDEFQDTDPIQAELMFMITGQDINEKQWHKLVPHPGSLFVVGDPKQSIYRFRRADIDIYNRVKQIFLQTGGSVVKLTTSFRSMDTLGIWFNRVFENLLSGGETACQAEFSPLNAVNENAAGCDSGVRVIKIPGEFEKKQEIIETDAEYIARIIRNAVDNGGIKLYRTPQEKAKGLSEKPEYRDFLIILRYKDGMEVYAKTLKKYGIPVQMSGGSLLSDVEELKEFIILLKFLRDPENQVLLVAVLKGIFFGISDKALAEYRLCGGVFRPYAEIPADLPEEIASLFRTAYEKLLMYLNWTRNNPPVTAFEKIAQDIGLIPLVLVGTEGQTGCGYIIKILEILRRNAVSGFSDFNSMVDRLDAIVNANLDEELDITGEERNAVRIMNLHKAKGLEAPVVFLANPYKKPNIAPDYHIQRAENKSVGYFVIKKKTGEFQPKRILAQPLNWAEYEAAETRYLNAEETRLLYVAATRAKNLLFISCCEKNNNKNPWEPLLDFTDTSKDVYEIPEIPVPKPDYPKSSVYIKRKELEEYTKHVKELINTAERPTYMELAVTDVISEDPLPAVKGGLGPEWGSAMHEIIERLVRDEAYYGNCMDLILKRYGFTEPEHGKQAEKLIKEFKESELYSRILNAELKLTEIPFAIRLESGDAVYEKLGINDSLPVILHGKIDLVVKEKDGWAVIDYKTNHYETEEQLNLLIRHYSKQIEIYCSVLEKILNEKAVSGELYFTGHGLVKVVP; this is encoded by the coding sequence ATGAATGAAAAGGTAATCCCGGATATTGACGAAAGAAATCAGATAGTAAATGAACTTGATAAAAATATGCTTGTGGAAGCGGGAGCCGGATCTGGAAAGACTACAAGCATTGTAAACCGTATGGTAAGCCTTGTAATTTCGGGAAAATGCAAAGTGGAAAACATGGCCGCGATAACATTTACCAGAAAAGCGGCGCAGGAGCTGAAAGAGCGCTTTCAGAACGAACTGGAAAGACGGTACCGTGAGGAGGAAAATACAGCGATTAAAAGCGCTCTTAAAGAAGCGCTGGAGAATATGGAAAAGAGTTTTATAGGGACAATACATTCCTTCTGTGCTTCATTGCTGAGGGAAAGACCTGTCGAAGGCGGTGTTGATCCCGATTTTGAGGAAATGGACGAATTGACCGATAAACTTATGCATAAACAGGCATGGCAGCAGTATTTGCTTGATATCAGGAAGGATTTTCCCGAAAAGCTGGCAGAACTCAATGATATCGGAATTAAGCCTGCGGACATGGAAGAGATTTTCAATCTTCTGACCGAATATCCCGATGTGGAGGTTGTGCGAAGCCGTATTCAAAAGCCCGACTTAATGCCTGTTGTTAAAGAACTTAAAAAACTTCTGTACAGGGCAAGGCATTACATCCCGAAAACCGAACCTGAAAAGGGGTATGACAGTCTTCAGTCAAAAATCATGGATTCGGTCCGAATGCTCAGTTATTTTGACATGGATACTGACATTAACAGGGTCAGTATACTTGAAAGGTTTGAAAACGAGCAGAGAGTGATTCTGAACAGGTGGCTTTGTGACAGCGCAACAACAAAGCAGATTCAGGGAGAGTTTAATACCATTGCTCAAACACAAATAAAACCTGCTTTGCAAAAATGGCGGGAATATTGTCATGATGTAGTGATGAGCTTTCTGCTTCCTGCGGTGGAGTATTACGAAAATCTTAAAGCCAGGCGGTCGGGGCTTAACTTCCAGGACTTGCTTTTAAAAACAGTTAACATGCTTAAAAACCATCCCGAAGTCAGGCTGTACTTCCAGAATAAATACCGTTGCCTTCTGATAGACGAATTCCAGGATACCGATCCCATTCAGGCCGAGCTGATGTTTATGATTACAGGGCAGGACATAAATGAAAAGCAGTGGCATAAACTTGTTCCCCACCCCGGTTCCCTTTTTGTTGTCGGGGATCCGAAACAGTCCATATACAGATTCAGAAGGGCGGATATCGATATATACAACCGCGTGAAACAGATATTTTTGCAAACCGGCGGAAGTGTGGTGAAACTGACAACCAGTTTCCGCTCAATGGATACTTTGGGGATATGGTTTAACCGGGTTTTTGAGAATCTGCTGTCGGGCGGGGAGACTGCCTGCCAGGCCGAATTTTCTCCTCTGAATGCCGTTAATGAGAATGCCGCCGGGTGTGACTCGGGTGTAAGGGTTATAAAAATACCCGGAGAATTTGAAAAAAAGCAGGAGATAATTGAAACCGACGCAGAGTATATTGCGCGGATTATCCGAAACGCCGTTGACAATGGAGGAATAAAACTCTACAGAACCCCGCAGGAGAAGGCAAAAGGTCTTTCTGAAAAACCGGAATACAGGGATTTTCTAATCATTCTGCGTTACAAGGACGGAATGGAAGTTTATGCAAAAACGCTGAAAAAGTACGGTATCCCGGTACAGATGTCGGGCGGCAGTCTGCTTTCCGATGTGGAGGAATTAAAGGAGTTTATTATACTTCTTAAGTTTTTGCGGGATCCCGAAAACCAGGTCCTGCTTGTTGCCGTGCTTAAAGGGATATTTTTTGGCATCAGCGACAAAGCTCTGGCGGAATACAGACTCTGTGGAGGCGTTTTCAGGCCTTATGCCGAAATTCCGGCAGATTTGCCCGAAGAGATCGCATCCTTGTTCAGGACTGCATATGAGAAACTTTTGATGTACCTTAACTGGACGAGAAATAATCCGCCGGTAACCGCTTTTGAAAAAATTGCGCAGGATATAGGGTTAATCCCGCTGGTTCTTGTCGGGACAGAAGGTCAGACAGGCTGCGGGTATATAATAAAAATTCTGGAAATACTGAGACGCAATGCCGTTTCAGGTTTCAGCGATTTCAATTCAATGGTTGATCGGCTCGACGCAATAGTAAATGCGAATTTGGACGAAGAGCTTGATATAACCGGTGAAGAGCGCAATGCGGTAAGGATTATGAATCTCCACAAGGCAAAGGGCCTTGAAGCCCCTGTGGTTTTTCTCGCCAATCCTTACAAAAAACCGAACATTGCTCCCGATTACCATATTCAAAGAGCCGAAAACAAATCGGTCGGCTATTTCGTTATAAAAAAGAAAACAGGCGAATTTCAGCCTAAAAGGATTTTGGCTCAGCCTTTGAACTGGGCGGAATATGAGGCCGCTGAGACCCGATACCTGAATGCCGAGGAAACCCGTCTTTTGTATGTTGCCGCAACAAGAGCCAAAAATCTGCTTTTTATTTCCTGCTGTGAAAAAAACAACAACAAAAACCCATGGGAACCGTTGCTTGACTTTACCGATACCAGCAAGGACGTTTATGAAATACCTGAAATACCTGTTCCTAAGCCTGATTACCCCAAATCATCAGTATATATAAAAAGGAAGGAACTTGAAGAATATACGAAACATGTGAAGGAACTGATTAACACCGCTGAAAGACCGACATACATGGAGCTGGCTGTGACCGACGTAATAAGCGAAGATCCGCTTCCTGCCGTAAAGGGCGGCCTTGGCCCTGAGTGGGGAAGCGCCATGCACGAAATTATTGAAAGGCTGGTAAGGGATGAAGCATATTACGGCAACTGCATGGATTTAATACTTAAGCGGTATGGATTTACGGAACCGGAGCATGGCAAACAGGCCGAGAAACTGATAAAGGAATTTAAAGAAAGCGAACTTTATTCACGAATACTGAACGCTGAGCTGAAATTAACCGAAATTCCTTTTGCGATCCGGCTGGAAAGTGGCGACGCAGTATATGAAAAACTGGGCATAAATGATTCACTGCCTGTAATTCTGCATGGTAAAATTGACCTTGTCGTCAAGGAGAAAGACGGGTGGGCCGTAATTGATTATAAAACTAACCATTATGAAACAGAAGAACAATTAAATTTACTCATTAGGCATTATTCAAAACAAATTGAAATTTACTGCTCCGTTCTGGAAAAGATCCTGAATGAGAAGGCTGTAAGCGGTGAACTGTATTTTACCGGCCATGGTCTTGTAAAAGTTGTGCCTTAA
- a CDS encoding response regulator transcription factor codes for MMKIMIVDDMPVFREYLRNFIDWNAYGFEICCEAKDGKEALELYEKYLPDIVLADIVMPYYDGLQLSEMLLAENPDLSIILITGNSEFEYARKAVKLGVCDFIVKPFEKEELIISLLKLQDNVNRHLEEQNEKEEIQIKQKEDFLRKLIYSNNPGSQYESGIFPSEYFLVATVKTELHENKVNPDNIVKWRHILYELLHNMIKINGVFEIFYDYEGNIVTILNFLDKKDMENYAAYEFKDLIDLARKHLGFNISVGISDYCYRISQIKDAYYQTIQALSVSYNLRKSGIFDYRKMRLNANQEFYSWKIIDDIYYSLDALDYERIERLISAELDRIREYENPKFAPMIYMSLLSLLFSYIVKNGRNIDDIFGKDFYPYTMLTGNMPYTKKREFIYDCYKKTVEFKKENTDSAEAVIAEKAKLYIDSHFHEPDLTVADISKKLHVNQTYLRRMFKSAYNMTMSSYITAVRMKKARELIMEGRQKLSSISCSVGYNDVSYFTKCYKKFFGYLPSATKNKF; via the coding sequence ATGATGAAGATAATGATTGTGGATGACATGCCTGTTTTCCGGGAATATCTCAGAAATTTCATAGACTGGAATGCATACGGATTTGAAATATGCTGTGAAGCAAAAGACGGAAAAGAGGCGCTGGAACTTTATGAAAAATACCTTCCCGATATTGTGCTGGCCGATATTGTAATGCCGTATTATGACGGACTTCAGCTGTCGGAAATGCTGCTGGCTGAAAATCCGGATTTGTCAATTATACTTATAACCGGCAACAGTGAATTTGAATACGCAAGAAAGGCAGTGAAGCTGGGAGTATGTGATTTCATAGTCAAGCCTTTTGAAAAGGAAGAGCTTATAATTTCCCTGCTGAAACTTCAGGATAACGTTAACAGACACCTTGAGGAACAGAATGAAAAAGAGGAAATACAAATAAAACAAAAGGAGGATTTCTTAAGGAAACTCATTTATTCAAACAATCCCGGCAGCCAGTATGAGTCCGGCATATTCCCGTCGGAATACTTTTTGGTCGCTACCGTGAAAACAGAACTGCACGAGAATAAGGTAAACCCGGACAATATTGTCAAATGGAGACATATTTTATATGAGCTGCTTCATAACATGATAAAAATTAACGGCGTGTTTGAAATCTTTTATGACTATGAGGGCAATATAGTGACAATACTAAACTTCCTCGACAAAAAAGACATGGAAAATTATGCCGCGTACGAATTTAAAGATTTGATTGATCTTGCCAGAAAGCACCTGGGGTTTAACATTTCCGTCGGTATCAGTGATTACTGTTACCGAATTTCGCAAATAAAGGACGCCTATTACCAGACAATACAGGCGCTCAGTGTTTCATACAATCTGCGAAAATCCGGGATATTTGATTATAGAAAAATGAGACTGAATGCCAATCAGGAATTTTATTCATGGAAAATTATCGATGATATATATTATAGTCTTGACGCACTGGACTATGAGAGGATTGAAAGGTTAATTTCCGCTGAACTGGACAGAATCAGGGAATACGAAAATCCCAAATTTGCCCCGATGATATATATGAGTCTGTTAAGTCTGCTTTTTTCATACATAGTAAAAAACGGAAGGAATATAGATGACATTTTCGGAAAAGACTTTTATCCCTACACAATGCTGACGGGTAACATGCCATACACGAAAAAACGGGAATTTATATACGACTGTTACAAAAAGACTGTGGAATTCAAAAAAGAAAACACCGACAGTGCGGAAGCCGTAATTGCCGAAAAGGCAAAATTGTACATAGACAGTCATTTCCATGAGCCGGATCTTACGGTGGCGGATATTTCAAAAAAACTCCATGTAAATCAGACATATCTCAGGAGAATGTTTAAGTCAGCATATAATATGACGATGAGCAGCTATATAACCGCAGTGCGAATGAAAAAAGCGCGGGAACTGATTATGGAGGGGCGGCAGAAACTTTCAAGCATTTCATGCAGCGTCGGGTATAATGATGTAAGTTATTTCACCAAATGCTACAAGAAATTTTTTGGTTATTTACCCAGCGCAACGAAAAATAAATTTTGA
- a CDS encoding alkaline phosphatase family protein, which yields MSKIIRPDYDNCILNIVSSILKHYGIDTGYSTIDLLDNILLKNYKNIVLMIFDGMGADVLEKNLRPESFLRSNIKRRVTSVFPSTTTAAMTAYYSGLSPNEHGWLGWSLYFKEFNGCIDTFTNQDSFSKTNNYSLHAAYTLMPYKSIFQLIDEANGSVKSYTVIPEKITMADGPNIEVRISSEESLFDSILELCNKEGRKFIMSYWLEPDSTMHEKGCYTDDVKLYMQKLDELVLKMHKELNDTVVIISADHGQIDINGEIYLNEIPEIDECLVMPPSIEPRAASLFVKPGMEKVFEERFKKYFSDDFILIPREVVLSSGLLGKGKPHKKVDDFIGNYLACAVTGKLLRYRTLTSREPYVFKGHHAGLTEKEMLVPLIVLE from the coding sequence ATGAGCAAAATAATAAGGCCTGATTATGATAACTGTATATTAAATATTGTTTCTTCAATACTTAAACATTACGGGATAGACACCGGATATTCCACAATTGATTTACTCGACAATATTCTGCTTAAAAACTATAAGAATATTGTGCTGATGATTTTCGACGGAATGGGCGCGGATGTCCTTGAGAAAAATCTCAGGCCTGAAAGTTTTCTAAGAAGTAACATTAAACGCCGGGTAACGTCGGTATTCCCAAGCACCACCACTGCCGCAATGACCGCTTACTATTCAGGCTTGTCTCCCAATGAGCATGGATGGCTGGGGTGGTCGCTGTATTTCAAGGAATTTAACGGGTGCATCGACACTTTTACAAATCAGGACAGTTTTTCAAAAACGAATAACTATAGTCTGCATGCCGCTTATACATTAATGCCGTATAAAAGTATATTTCAGCTGATAGATGAGGCAAACGGTTCTGTTAAATCGTATACGGTAATACCTGAAAAAATCACCATGGCTGACGGACCGAACATTGAAGTAAGAATAAGTTCGGAGGAGAGTCTTTTTGACAGCATTTTGGAGCTGTGCAACAAAGAGGGAAGAAAATTTATTATGTCATACTGGCTCGAGCCCGATTCCACAATGCATGAAAAGGGTTGCTATACCGATGATGTAAAACTTTATATGCAAAAACTTGACGAACTGGTTTTGAAAATGCATAAAGAGCTAAACGATACAGTGGTCATTATTAGTGCCGATCACGGGCAGATTGATATAAACGGGGAAATATACTTGAACGAAATTCCGGAAATAGACGAATGCCTGGTTATGCCGCCTTCGATAGAGCCAAGGGCTGCATCGCTTTTTGTAAAACCCGGGATGGAAAAGGTTTTTGAGGAAAGATTCAAAAAATATTTCAGCGATGATTTTATTCTTATTCCAAGGGAAGTGGTGCTGAGCAGCGGCCTTCTTGGCAAGGGGAAACCGCACAAAAAGGTTGACGATTTTATAGGAAATTACCTGGCCTGCGCCGTGACCGGTAAGCTTTTGCGTTACAGAACACTTACTTCCCGGGAACCATATGTTTTCAAAGGCCATCATGCGGGCCTGACCGAGAAAGAAATGCTTGTCCCGCTTATAGTTCTGGAGTAA
- a CDS encoding carbohydrate ABC transporter permease produces the protein MIGWGNAKKNVTSRIIFNAFCWIYAVVSLYPIIWLIFYSFKDNNEIFVTNPFGFPRVFRFENYVRAWSEYSVPVYFGNSVFVSFATVFLTILLALPFSYAVSRMKWRGREFVRILVSVGMFVPVQAILIPVARIINGLNLGSSRFGLVLPYTGINLAFATLVYYSFLVTLPPEFEEAACIDGASVYTCFFRIIVPLVKPATATLVIYIFLNAWNEFILANVLIVKEHLKTLPLGILFFQGQFTTDWGAMGATMVMASLPTIIIYCLFSKQVEKALTIGGAIKG, from the coding sequence ATGATTGGATGGGGTAATGCAAAAAAAAATGTAACGTCAAGGATAATATTTAACGCTTTCTGCTGGATTTATGCGGTTGTGTCATTGTATCCCATTATTTGGCTGATATTCTATTCATTCAAAGACAATAACGAAATTTTTGTGACTAATCCGTTCGGCTTTCCGCGGGTATTTCGCTTTGAAAACTATGTAAGGGCCTGGTCGGAATACAGCGTACCGGTTTACTTCGGTAACAGTGTTTTTGTATCTTTTGCGACGGTGTTTCTTACCATCCTTTTGGCGTTGCCTTTCTCCTATGCGGTATCCCGGATGAAATGGCGAGGAAGGGAATTTGTAAGAATACTTGTTTCGGTTGGAATGTTTGTTCCTGTTCAGGCCATATTAATACCCGTGGCACGGATTATTAACGGCTTGAATTTGGGTTCCAGCAGATTTGGCCTGGTTTTGCCCTATACAGGCATTAACCTTGCCTTTGCCACCCTCGTGTATTATAGTTTTTTGGTTACTTTGCCCCCGGAATTTGAAGAAGCTGCATGTATCGACGGAGCAAGTGTTTATACATGCTTTTTCCGAATCATTGTACCCCTTGTGAAACCGGCTACCGCCACGCTTGTTATTTATATCTTTTTAAATGCCTGGAACGAGTTTATACTTGCCAACGTGTTAATTGTAAAAGAGCATTTGAAAACACTGCCGTTGGGAATATTGTTTTTCCAGGGCCAGTTTACCACCGACTGGGGTGCAATGGGAGCAACAATGGTAATGGCAAGTTTGCCGACAATAATTATTTACTGTCTGTTTAGCAAGCAGGTGGAAAAAGCCCTGACAATAGGCGGAGCAATAAAGGGTTAG
- a CDS encoding ABC transporter substrate-binding protein produces MNKKLAILLVIVIAVSMLAGCTTNSGNESSTGGNATEKNNNAEEKITLRIYAQYFDDDTKVPYDYAVEELKKAYPNVKLELEPQAQDDGQKLMTLAATGNLPDIYQVGLAQIENFKKSGNIMILNEVAEKTGFIDKVYESAKNILYNEDGNIYAFPYAGNEYVLWYYNKALFEQYKVKVPKTFDDLLEAIKVFRENDIIPMALFGAEGWITVAFYDCLATRWDAGGIAKLDNGEAKASNEAYVNAAKTMQQLVKAGLFSDSVNVTNYDQASELFLSGKAAMFLNGQWYIPDATKALGDNVDWMFYPSYDEESYEAGKTVWSGGGAASGYAVNPSSKHAQLAAEVAAFISEKYCEAKVKLRGMPFVALKVDVEPETDYAPMTKKLLDHIPNITSVTKFDWHLTNSLFKTTIEDQTKFLLISDYSVDDFIREVDNSLN; encoded by the coding sequence ATGAATAAGAAATTGGCAATCTTACTCGTCATTGTAATTGCTGTCTCAATGCTTGCAGGGTGTACGACAAATTCAGGCAATGAATCATCCACAGGAGGAAATGCGACAGAAAAAAACAACAATGCGGAAGAAAAAATTACACTTCGAATTTATGCCCAGTATTTTGATGATGACACCAAGGTACCGTATGATTACGCCGTGGAAGAACTGAAAAAGGCATATCCGAATGTAAAACTGGAACTTGAACCTCAGGCGCAGGATGACGGACAGAAACTGATGACTCTGGCTGCCACAGGCAACCTCCCCGATATTTATCAGGTTGGACTTGCACAGATTGAGAATTTTAAAAAGTCGGGAAATATCATGATCCTGAACGAGGTGGCTGAAAAAACAGGTTTTATTGACAAGGTTTATGAAAGTGCAAAAAACATTCTTTATAACGAAGACGGTAATATTTATGCATTTCCGTATGCAGGCAACGAATATGTTCTGTGGTATTACAACAAGGCATTGTTTGAACAGTACAAGGTGAAAGTACCAAAGACTTTTGACGATTTGCTGGAAGCTATAAAAGTTTTCAGGGAAAATGACATAATCCCCATGGCGCTTTTTGGAGCGGAAGGGTGGATTACGGTTGCGTTTTATGACTGCCTTGCAACCAGATGGGATGCCGGTGGAATTGCAAAACTTGACAACGGGGAAGCAAAGGCGTCAAATGAGGCATATGTAAATGCCGCAAAGACAATGCAGCAGTTGGTTAAGGCCGGACTGTTCTCAGACAGCGTAAATGTTACGAATTACGATCAGGCATCCGAACTGTTTCTGTCAGGCAAAGCAGCCATGTTCCTGAACGGACAGTGGTACATTCCCGATGCAACGAAAGCTTTGGGGGACAACGTTGACTGGATGTTTTATCCTTCTTATGACGAAGAATCCTACGAGGCCGGAAAAACTGTATGGTCAGGTGGCGGGGCAGCATCAGGCTATGCGGTAAACCCTTCATCCAAACATGCACAACTGGCGGCGGAAGTTGCGGCGTTTATTTCAGAGAAATACTGTGAAGCAAAAGTGAAATTACGTGGAATGCCGTTCGTTGCCCTAAAGGTGGATGTTGAACCTGAAACCGACTACGCTCCGATGACAAAAAAGCTTTTGGATCACATACCTAATATAACCAGTGTTACAAAATTTGACTGGCATCTTACCAATTCCCTGTTTAAAACAACCATTGAAGATCAGACCAAATTTTTACTTATTTCCGATTACAGTGTGGATGATTTTATCCGGGAAGTTGACAATTCCCTGAATTAG